The following coding sequences are from one Culex quinquefasciatus strain JHB chromosome 1, VPISU_Cqui_1.0_pri_paternal, whole genome shotgun sequence window:
- the LOC119765255 gene encoding uncharacterized protein LOC119765255, producing MALSASVFHVLSFVYAGLSLAGSLLLLFYRKDLATSENECQFIHLFAVLWLIFNFTLVYGLCLRDTTFVRIHLYYVQAVFWTFVVALFALVVSLLAVLVGLMDEVNLPWASKVGLAQGAAEVLGIIFLVCCAVLYVVYSIIQGVLKGFIYATKRDEEVQVSINIVN from the exons ATGGCGCTTTCTGCATCGGTTTTTCATGTTCTGAGTTTTGTGTACGCTGGACTAAGCTTGGCGGGATCGTTACTCCTCCTGTTCTACAGGAAAGATTTGGCAACAT ctGAAAATGAGTGTCAATTTATCCATCTTTTTGCGGTTCTatggttgatttttaatttcaccctCGTTTACGGTCTTTGtttg CGCGATACAACCTTCGTACGGATCCACCTGTACTACGTCCAGGCGGTATTTTGGACGTTCGTCGTTGCCCTGTTTGCGCTGGTAGTCTCGCTTTTGGCCGTACTCGTTGGTTTGATGGATGAAGTCAACCTTCCCTGGGCCAGCAAAGTTGGCCTTGCCCAAGGTGCGGCGGAAGTTTTGGGGATCATCTTCCTGGTGTGCTGTGCAGTGCTATACG tgGTCTATTCAATCATACAAGGCGTCCTCAAAGGATTTATTTACGCAACAAAAAGAGATGAAGAGGTGCAGGTTTCGATTAATATCGTCAACTGA